The DNA region GCAGGATGTAGGCTGATGGCTCATCGTTGTAGGTTATCAGATTAAAGAACAAAAATATTGAAAGGAGAAAAAAGATGGAATACAAAAACATTATTGTATCAACGAAAGACTTTGTGACGACCATTGTTTTGAATCGTCCGCCGATGAACTCCGTGAATCTGGGAATCCGGGAGGAACTTTTTAACGCCGTGAACGAAATCGAAAAAAGCAGGGATACCCGCGCGGTCATCATCACGGGAGCAGGTGAAAAGGGTTTTTCCGCGGGCATGGATGTTTCCGATATCGCCAACATCACCAAGGGACC from Deltaproteobacteria bacterium HGW-Deltaproteobacteria-6 includes:
- a CDS encoding enoyl-CoA hydratase, which encodes MEYKNIIVSTKDFVTTIVLNRPPMNSVNLGIREELFNAVNEIEKSRDTRAVIITGAGEKGFSAGMDVSDIANITKGP